Proteins encoded in a region of the Zea mays cultivar B73 chromosome 2, Zm-B73-REFERENCE-NAM-5.0, whole genome shotgun sequence genome:
- the LOC100191623 gene encoding Aspartic proteinase nepenthesin-1 precursor translates to MKLRLVALVLAVASVYACSSAASAFAGDDVVRVALKHVDAGKQLSRPELIRRAMRRSKARAAALSAVRNRARFSGKNEQQTPAGVLPVRPSGDLEYVVDLAIGTPPQPVSALLDTGSDLIWTQCAPCASCLSQPDPLFAPGQSASYEPMRCAGTLCSDILHHSCERPDTCTYRYNYGDGTMTVGVYATERFTFASSGGGGLTTTTVPLGFGCGSVNVGSLNNGSGIVGFGRNPLSLVSQLSIRRFSYCLTSYASRRQSTLLFGSLSDGVYGDATGRVQTTPLLQSPQNPTFYYVHFTGLTVGARRLRIPESAFALRPDGSGGVIVDSGTALTLLPAAVLAEVVRAFRQQLRLPFANGGNPEDGVCFLVPAAWRRSSSTSQMPVPRMVLHFQGADLDLPRRNYVLDDHRRGRLCLLLADSGDDGSTIGNLVQQDMRVLYDLEAETLSIAPARC, encoded by the coding sequence ATGAAGCTAAGACTGGTAGCGCTAGTGCTAGCGGTAGCGTCGGTGTACGCTTGCTCGTCGGCGGCATCAGCGTTCGCGGGGGACGACGTCGTCCGTGTCGCGCTAAAGCATGTCGACGCTGGGAAGCAGCTGTCCAGGCCCGAGCTGATCCGGCGCGCCATGCGGCGGAGCAAGGCGAGGGCGGCCGCGCTGTCCGCGGTGAGGAACCGCGCCCGCTTCTCTGGCAAGAACGAGCAGCAAACGCCCGCCGGCGTGCTGCCGGTGCGCCCGTCGGGGGACCTCGAGTACGTCGTCGACCTCGCCATCGGCACGCCGCCGCAGCCCGTCTCGGCGCTGCTCGACACCGGCAGCGACCTCATCTGGACGCAGTGCGCGCCGTGCGCCAGCTGCCTCTCGCAGCCGGACCCGCTGTTCGCCCCGGGGCAGTCGGCGTCGTACGAGCCCATGCGGTGCGCCGGGACGCTCTGCTCCGACATCCTGCACCACAGCTGCGAGAGGCCCGACACGTGCACCTACCGCTACAACTACGGCGACGGCACGATGACCGTGGGCGTGTACGCCACGGAGCGCTTCACCTTCGCGTCGTCGGGCGGCGGCGGGCTCACGACGACTACCGTCCCGCTCGGCTTCGGGTGCGGCTCCGTGAACGTCGGCAGCCTCAAcaacggctccggcatcgtgggCTTCGGCCGGAACCCGCTCTCGCTCGTGTCCCAGCTCTCCATCCGCCGCTTCTCATACTGCCTCACGTCCTACGCCAGCCGCAGGCAGAGCACCCTCCTGTTCGGGTCCCTGTCCGACGGAGTCTACGGTGACGCCACGGGCCGCGTGCAGACCACGCCGCTCCTCCAGAGCCCCCAGAACCCGACCTTCTACTACGTACACTTCACGGGCCTGACCGTCGGCGCCAGGCGGCTGCGGATACCGGAGTCAGCGTTCGCGCTCCGGCCCGACGGCTCGGGCGGCGTGATCGTCGACTCCGGCACGGCGCTCACGCTCCTCCCAGCCGCGGTGCTCGCGGAGGTGGTGCGGGCGTTCCGCCAGCAGCTGAGGCTGCCGTTCGCAAACGGCGGCAACCCCGAGGACGGCGTGTGCTTCCTGGTGCCCGCGGCCTGGCGGCGCTCGTCGTCGACGTCACAGATGCCGGTCCCGAGGATGGTGCTCCACTTCCAGGGCGCGGACCTCGACCTGCCGCGCCGAAACTACGTCCTGGACGACCACAGGAGGGGCCGCCTGTGCCTCCTCCTGGCAGACTCCGGCGACGATGGCTCCACGATTGGCAACCTGGTGCAGCAGGACATGCGCGTGCTCTACGATTTGGAGGCAGAGACCTTGTCGATCGCTCCGGCACGATGCTGA